A window of Heliangelus exortis chromosome 15, bHelExo1.hap1, whole genome shotgun sequence genomic DNA:
aacattaattaaataatttatttgctcTACAGAGGTCCCTCTAATTAGCAGAAGTCACATATAAAGGAATTTTTGGAAGATTTGGGTGCATGTGCTCTTACAGCTGCTATCCCATTGGGCTGTAAGGTAAGCCCCTGCAACAGAGAACAGTTTCTAAGCAAAAACAGGGGAGTCACAGCATGTAAGCACTAACAGTTGTAGCCTTCAGAGATACTACACCATTGTGCTCTTTACAACTGTTAGGACTTACTCTTTTGTTTCCTAACCCGCTGGCATGTTTCAGAGGACAGAGAACTTTTCAGTGCATCAGAAGCTTTAACATCAGAAGATGCTCGCAGGGGAGTACacactggaaacaaaaatttcagAACAGCAAAGAACTGTTAATGTAAATAACAGGGATTTCACTTCAATGAGCTGGTAACTAATGCAGGTTAAAAcaacttgaaaacaaaacccaaaaaagcaaaaaccaaagtCTCAGCTCTTCTCCTCCGACCCAGATTTATACAAAATGTATGCAGCATAAGTATCAAGGGAAAAGGTTGAGTTATTAAACtgccagtaaaataaaaaactgtgaTTTAAATATATACTATCACACGGCATCTTACTAGTGATAGCAGTACAATAACTTCCATAAAGAAAGAACCCAAATGGTTAGAAGATCTTAATGCTAATTGGTGAATGAGCCAGTCAGTCTAAACtgttaaaagacaaaaagcagactcaagtttttttcagcatctttctcCAGTTTAGAAGTTATTATGGAGATGCTAGTGAATTACAAactttttctgcaaagaacttaaattcttatttaaatattgcctaaaaaaccccaaaaacaacaaTTTAAGGGAAACAGCAGACAAAAACAAGACAGCTACAAATTGTTCATACAATTATCACTACATTCACGTGGTCTCAAGCCCAATAAGAACTTATCTGTTTGCTTCAATTCTATGCAAATGAGAGCAACTTCACTTATTATGAGAACAGGTGAAGGTAGCAGAGGCGCTCATCTACAGCTATAGGCTGAGTGCGAGAAACTCGTACAGCAGCACTTCGCTTGTGACCAGCTCTGTGCTTGCTCTTGGAGGTTTTGTATCTCCATACCAGAAGGCTAGAAAACTAGAGTTTGCCACCATTTTATTTAACACAAATACATATATGCTCACTGCTTCTTCCCTACAACCAGGGATTACTTTCCTCCGAGGCAGGCCCGTACCCGCAGTTACCGGCGGCTCTCCTCACAGGGGGAGCGCGGGCAGAAGGACCGGAGCTCATCGAGGTAACGGCCCACCAGCTCCCCTCCCCCCTGGCACCACGACAAAAGGCTCGGGATCCCTCCCCTCCCGCGGACAGCAGACCGAGGGGCACGTACCTGAGCCCTCGTTGAAGCGCCGTAGGGGAGCCCTGGAGAAGGCCATGGCTACAGACAGAGCCCAAGGCGCTGCCGCGGCTGCGGCATTCAAAGGGATGGCGCACCCCGGACAGCCAATCACTCCTCCCGTTCCGGGCCGGCTCAGCCAATCAGAGTGCTGCCACGGAGCAGGCGCGCCGCCGCGCTGGCGGCACCACGGAAGGGCAGCCGTGTCCGCGCTGCGCATGCGCGGGGCCGGCGGCAGAGGGTGCCGGGGGCGGTGTCCCCTATGTCGGCTCCGTTCGAGGAGCGGAGTGGGGTGGTGCCCTGCGGGACGCCCTGGGGCCGCTGGTACCAGACCCTGGAGGAGGTGTTCATCGAGGTGCAGGTACCGCCGGGCACCCGGGCGAAGGATGTCCGCTGTAACCTGCAGAGTCGGCAGATCGCGCTCTCCGTGGCGGGCCGGGAGGTGCTTCAGGTACCGGCGGGCCtgggggcggcggggggggtgggatggaaTTACCTCTATGCCGTCTAGAGcgtcccctctcccctcctttaAATATCTAGATTTAGATAAACTAAAGCGGAAATCTATTAGGAACAGTTCTGCGGACCCGCACGGTCTTCTCTGAAGCCGATGAGAAAGCTGCGGGCAGCGCGCTCCCGCGGATTTGCTTTCTTCCGTAGGGATTTTGCCGTGTTCCAGAGCACAGTTTCCATCCCTACTGAACGCCAACAAAAAAACCGCAAACAGGCAAACCCAAACCCGTCTAAAAGTAGGTTTCGTTTCACATTGGTAGCGAATGGTTCCTGGTAGCATAACGTCTGTGCAGTGCACCAGAGCTGTGCCCGACCcttggcaggagcaggagcattGTCATGGCAAGGCTTGAAGGTGGCATTACCCGGAGAAACACGAGCCCTTCCAGTCAGCTGGGATACTCAAACCGTGACAAATAGTTTTACTCTACCGAATGCTTCAgtcaaagcaaatatttaaagaaatggtgtaacaaaatataattatttgACTGTATGCAAGTCTATACATATAGGGCCAGATCACCCTATTGCTTATCAGTAGAAGACAAGGTGAGATGGGTGTAAAAATTCATAATTTAGTATTTACTGGGTAGGGAACaagttttcctgttttgtaATATTGTACATGTCTTTTGCAGGGTAAACTTTTTGACTCTACAGTAACTGATGAAGGAACGTGGACATTAGGTAATAATCTACATCTGGAATAACATTATGAGGGCAACAGAAGGTCTCAAAATATGCTGCAGAAGagtttacctttttttaatgggaaatatTACCTTCTTCACTGTACATAGCTTTGTGGAAAAGGCAATCATTATTACCAGACTAAGGAACTGAAGTAGTTCAAAAGCCCAAGAGATTAAGATTAATTGAAAAATACCTCATCTTGGAAGGTAACAGTCAATGGATTATATACAAATGCTTCCATATAGGGAGAAGTTTTTGCAAACCCTCAATAAAGCTAGACAATTACAGTACAGTAATGTGATCTGTGCCTCTCCATAATTGTTACTTTTCTTGGTTTTCCCCTCTTCTATTTTTGGGATGAGTGAAAAAGCTTACAGTGCAAGAGAATAACAAGCTCTCTAAAAATCACACTGTAGTGCCTACAGATAATGAGCAAAAAAAAGATTCTCTGATCATTACATCATAAATATTGTAAAGTGTTCAGAATATTTTTGGGTTTAGCAGTCATGTTTGTGAACTGTGCCTCTCAGTGTTTTCCTAGGatggattttgttttctatatAATTACTTATTCTAAATTTTGATTACTCCTACAGGACATGAAAACTAAAAGTTTTAACAACATGAAGTGATGCCCACTTTTGTCCAAGCATGTGAATATTCAAAATACTTTATAATGATGTACTTATCAACTGAGCAGAACTAAACATCCTACATGTTAACTTTGAAATGTACCTCAAATATACTGTCTATAGGTATACTGTCTGTGTGTGAATCCTTGATTATTCCTCCATATGTTGATAAAACTTAGTTCTGCCCTTTATCAGAAATTACTCTCTATATAACCTACCCCCAAATCCTCCTTTATTACTTTAGCCCAGTTGTATATATTAagagattaaatattttctctgttgtgAACCACTCTAAAAGGTCAGTTTATGTTTGCAACAGAAGTACTTGTGAACCAAGTTCTAGTTCCTTAAAGCTGTGTTGGCATTTTAGAGGCCAGAAAGGGGAGAGGTGGCTGTATAGCCACCTGTTTCTTGTtagatttattaatttatcaACAACCCTGTTAGCATCATCATTAGGTACTTAAATTACTGAATACAATGATTATTTTATGTGTCTTTTCCTTCAACAGAAGACAGGAGGCTGATAAGAATTGTTCTAATGAAGACAAATCGAGATGCTGGAAATTGCTGGACATCTCTGTTAGAAAATGAATATGCTGCTGATCCTTGGGTACAGGACCAGATGCAAAGAAAACTTACACTGGAGCGATTCCAAAGAGAGGCAAGTTAAAGGAATATTACTACAACTTATATTTTGTGTTTGCACACAGATGTTATGGTCATGAAAGCTGAGCAAACTTGTTCTGCTGTCCAGTGCCATGGAACCAGATACTGTAGTTTCAGATGTATAGAATGCTCATGAGGCTTTTTCAGCGTACTTTCAAGAGGTTAATCTGTCTGTAGGTTTTGTGAAAAGTTGCGTTTGGGGGAGTTTGTTGCATGACACTTTTCATCTAAGTTATCCTACACGCAGTCTCTCATCTAGAATTCTCAGAGAGCCATATTTAGAATATACTTCTAACATAATGTTATTGAATATATTTGCTTATAAGATCAGATGTTGTAGAATAgttcatttgaaaatattttccttaacCTTTTAGTAAAATTGCTCAAATTGTTCTGGTATTTCCATG
This region includes:
- the NUDCD2 gene encoding nudC domain-containing protein 2, giving the protein MSAPFEERSGVVPCGTPWGRWYQTLEEVFIEVQVPPGTRAKDVRCNLQSRQIALSVAGREVLQGKLFDSTVTDEGTWTLEDRRLIRIVLMKTNRDAGNCWTSLLENEYAADPWVQDQMQRKLTLERFQRENPGFDFSGAEISGNYSKGGPDFSSLEK